The following proteins come from a genomic window of Nostoc sp. ATCC 53789:
- a CDS encoding DUF2141 domain-containing protein, with translation MVRELRVGMLLLAIVGNMAWSLSAKANFNGKLTLEIDGLKNKEGQVCTSIFASSEGFPSDRDRGLQKQCTKITDTPLSITFENLKAGNYAVAVFHDQNNDRILNSNVFGIPKEGFGFSRNPEIRTGAPKFGEAAFLVAGPNTNIQIQLKYF, from the coding sequence ATGGTTAGAGAATTGAGAGTTGGTATGCTGCTATTGGCAATTGTGGGAAATATGGCATGGTCGTTGAGTGCCAAGGCAAATTTTAACGGTAAACTTACCCTAGAAATTGATGGCTTAAAGAATAAAGAAGGACAAGTCTGTACCAGTATATTTGCTAGTAGTGAAGGATTTCCTAGCGATCGCGATCGCGGCTTACAAAAGCAGTGTACCAAGATTACTGACACTCCCTTATCCATTACCTTTGAGAACTTGAAAGCAGGTAATTATGCCGTTGCTGTCTTCCACGATCAAAATAATGACCGCATTCTCAACAGTAATGTTTTTGGTATACCAAAAGAAGGCTTTGGATTTTCCAGAAATCCAGAAATTCGCACAGGTGCGCCCAAATTTGGCGAAGCAGCATTTTTAGTGGCAGGCCCAAACACTAATATCCAAATTCAGTTGAAATATTTTTAG
- a CDS encoding ammonium transporter gives MYKQKSKTKNRRLSARNYAVNSQSNSKVKLFNQAIKRLSPSWQACLPIACLIVLGWGYAAVAQAPAAGPTTAELKVALDTLWVAIAAFLVFFMNAGFCMLETGFCRQKNAVNVLSKNLIVFALSSVAFWVIGFALMFGDGNDFIGLNGFFLGGTDNSPATGEAYKGVFSAISWTGVPLSAKFLFQLVFAGTAATIVSGAVAERIKFVDFLIFSLLLVGILYPITGHWIWGTGWLADRGFWDFAGSTVVHSVGGWAALMGAAFLGPRLGRYQDKQVVAMPGHNMSIATLGCLILWLGWFGFNPGSVMAADPSAISHIAVTTNMAGAAGGIAATITAWFYLGKPDLSMIINGILAGLVGITASCAYVSIPASLLIGLIAGVLVVFSVTFFDKLGIDDPVGATSVHLVCGIWGTLAVGLWSVGPGVYSWYGDTLGPAKGLFAGGGFGQFGVQLLGVVSVGGFTVLLSSIFWLALKATLGIRVSKEEELEGLDIGEHGMEAYSGFLKEGDATGFSGEESSVGRL, from the coding sequence ATGTACAAACAAAAATCGAAAACAAAAAATAGGCGTTTGTCTGCAAGAAATTACGCTGTAAATTCACAGTCCAACTCAAAAGTCAAGCTATTTAATCAAGCCATTAAGCGGCTCTCTCCCAGTTGGCAAGCTTGTTTACCTATAGCTTGTCTGATTGTGTTGGGTTGGGGTTATGCCGCAGTTGCCCAAGCTCCAGCCGCAGGGCCAACGACAGCAGAACTTAAAGTTGCTCTTGATACCCTGTGGGTTGCGATCGCAGCCTTTTTAGTGTTCTTCATGAATGCTGGTTTTTGTATGTTAGAAACTGGCTTCTGTCGCCAGAAAAACGCTGTCAACGTTCTTTCCAAAAACTTGATTGTATTTGCTTTGTCCAGCGTTGCTTTTTGGGTAATCGGTTTTGCCTTAATGTTCGGTGATGGCAATGACTTCATTGGATTGAATGGGTTTTTCTTAGGAGGAACAGATAACAGTCCCGCCACAGGAGAAGCCTATAAAGGCGTTTTCAGTGCCATTAGTTGGACTGGTGTACCCCTAAGTGCCAAGTTTTTATTCCAGCTAGTGTTTGCTGGGACAGCAGCAACAATCGTTTCTGGTGCAGTAGCGGAACGGATTAAGTTTGTTGACTTCCTAATTTTTAGCCTGTTACTTGTAGGTATTCTCTACCCCATTACCGGACACTGGATTTGGGGAACTGGTTGGCTAGCAGACAGAGGCTTTTGGGATTTTGCCGGTTCTACGGTGGTTCACTCCGTAGGTGGTTGGGCAGCTTTGATGGGAGCAGCATTTCTTGGGCCCCGCCTTGGTAGATATCAAGATAAGCAAGTTGTGGCTATGCCTGGTCACAACATGAGTATTGCCACTTTGGGCTGTCTAATCTTGTGGTTGGGTTGGTTTGGTTTCAACCCCGGTTCCGTGATGGCTGCCGATCCTAGTGCAATCAGTCACATTGCTGTCACCACTAACATGGCTGGTGCTGCTGGTGGAATTGCTGCTACCATTACAGCTTGGTTCTACTTAGGTAAACCAGACCTGTCAATGATTATCAATGGTATTTTGGCTGGCTTGGTTGGTATTACAGCATCTTGTGCTTACGTAAGTATTCCTGCTTCTTTACTCATTGGCTTGATTGCTGGGGTACTGGTAGTTTTCTCTGTAACATTCTTTGATAAACTTGGCATTGATGACCCAGTGGGAGCTACCTCCGTTCACCTAGTTTGTGGTATCTGGGGAACTCTCGCAGTAGGTCTATGGTCTGTTGGCCCTGGTGTTTATTCCTGGTATGGCGATACACTTGGCCCAGCAAAAGGTTTATTTGCAGGTGGTGGCTTTGGACAGTTCGGTGTTCAGTTGCTGGGCGTTGTCTCAGTAGGTGGTTTCACTGTTTTACTCAGTAGTATTTTTTGGTTGGCACTGAAAGCTACTTTAGGTATCAGAGTATCCAAAGAAGAGGAATTAGAAGGTTTGGATATCGGTGAACACGGTATGGAAGCCTATAGTGGATTTCTCAAAGAAGGAGATGCAACTGGATTTTCTGGAGAAGAAAGTTCAGTTGGGAGACTTTAG
- a CDS encoding glutathione peroxidase: MNNTISDIAVKTINGKDKQLNEYTGKVLLIVNVASYCGYTSQYDGLEKLNQKYGEAGLKILGFPCNDFGAQEPGSNEEIVQFCTSKYGVTFELFDKVHAKGSQQHPLYERLTKAIEPTGTIAWNFEKFLVNKQGEVIARFNSSVQPNSPEIIAIIEKELAK; the protein is encoded by the coding sequence ATGAACAACACAATTTCGGACATTGCCGTTAAGACTATCAACGGCAAGGATAAGCAATTAAACGAGTATACCGGGAAGGTACTCTTAATTGTGAATGTGGCTTCCTACTGCGGTTATACTTCTCAATACGACGGGTTAGAAAAGTTGAACCAGAAGTATGGTGAAGCAGGATTAAAGATTTTAGGGTTTCCCTGTAACGATTTTGGAGCGCAGGAACCAGGAAGCAATGAAGAAATTGTGCAATTCTGCACAAGTAAATATGGTGTTACCTTTGAACTATTCGATAAAGTCCATGCAAAAGGCTCACAGCAGCATCCACTTTATGAGCGACTTACCAAAGCCATTGAGCCAACAGGAACTATTGCTTGGAACTTTGAAAAATTTTTAGTTAACAAACAAGGTGAAGTGATAGCTAGATTTAATAGTAGTGTGCAACCCAATTCACCAGAAATAATTGCCATAATTGAAAAAGAACTAGCAAAATAG
- a CDS encoding SDR family oxidoreductase, producing the protein MNVAIIGCGYVGYQVAEYWQQTMNFFVTATTTSSERVSKLQSVSQRVVVTCGNDLDSLKSVLHNQDVVLLSVGAKGADFYEETYLKTAQNLVSCLQQIPSVKQLIYTGSYAVYGDRNGVWVDEETPLAPANLNAQILRKTEDILLSASSENLRVCIFRLGGIYGPGRELLKIFSRYSGTNRSGGEDITNWIHLDDIVAAIEFARHRRLQGIYNLVDDAHLTSRDLLDSLFEKHSLPKVIWDTSIKSTRPYNAWVSNEKLKEAGYQLIHPQMIF; encoded by the coding sequence ATGAATGTTGCAATTATTGGTTGTGGTTATGTTGGTTATCAAGTTGCTGAATATTGGCAGCAAACAATGAATTTTTTTGTTACTGCAACCACAACTTCCTCTGAGCGTGTCTCTAAACTACAATCAGTATCCCAAAGAGTTGTCGTTACCTGCGGAAATGACCTAGATAGTCTAAAATCAGTTTTGCACAATCAAGATGTTGTACTTTTGAGTGTTGGTGCAAAAGGTGCAGATTTTTATGAAGAAACTTATCTAAAAACTGCCCAAAACTTAGTTTCATGCTTGCAGCAAATTCCGAGTGTGAAACAATTAATATATACAGGTAGTTATGCAGTATATGGTGACAGAAATGGTGTATGGGTAGATGAAGAAACACCACTTGCACCGGCTAATTTAAATGCCCAAATTCTCCGCAAAACAGAGGATATATTATTATCGGCATCTAGCGAAAATCTCCGCGTTTGTATCTTCCGCTTAGGAGGAATATATGGCCCCGGTAGAGAACTTTTGAAAATATTTAGTAGATATTCGGGTACAAACCGTTCCGGCGGCGAGGATATCACCAATTGGATTCATCTGGATGATATTGTTGCTGCGATAGAATTTGCCCGTCACCGTCGTTTGCAAGGGATTTATAATCTAGTAGATGACGCACATCTTACCAGCCGAGACTTGCTAGATAGTCTATTTGAAAAACATAGTTTACCCAAAGTTATATGGGATACTTCTATTAAGAGTACTCGCCCATATAATGCTTGGGTATCGAATGAAAAGCTGAAAGAAGCTGGATACCAGTTAATTCATCCACAGATGATTTTTTAG
- a CDS encoding alpha/beta hydrolase, with amino-acid sequence MQPSAVTNTTNLTASPSQFYTWQNYRCAYEVHQPTNTTSEGIPLLLIHPIGVGLSRQFWQRFCHEWYNSGQHNTIYNPDLLGCGESDMPHLAYTPSDWAEQLQYFLQTVVRQPVIVVVQGALLPVAIALLQKESNLISRLVLAGPPTWALMTNKPPEWQQKFIWNVLDSPFGIPFYRYARTPKFLRSFSTRQLFASESAVDAEWLNTLVAGAENPASRHAVFSFLAGFWRQDYTNFIASIQQPTLAVVGETASSISQNNRKETPDERLANYLACFPQGRGIKINGRNVLPYESTAEFVAAIAPFINEVS; translated from the coding sequence ATGCAACCATCTGCTGTGACTAATACAACTAATTTGACAGCATCTCCTAGCCAGTTTTACACTTGGCAGAATTATCGTTGCGCCTACGAAGTTCATCAACCAACTAACACAACATCTGAGGGTATTCCCTTGCTGTTGATTCATCCTATTGGTGTCGGATTGTCGCGGCAATTTTGGCAGCGATTTTGTCATGAATGGTATAATTCAGGTCAGCATAATACCATTTACAACCCTGATTTACTGGGATGTGGCGAAAGTGATATGCCTCATCTGGCTTATACTCCTAGTGATTGGGCAGAACAGTTGCAGTACTTTTTACAAACAGTAGTACGTCAACCTGTCATTGTAGTTGTACAAGGGGCATTGTTACCAGTTGCGATCGCATTACTCCAAAAAGAATCAAACTTAATTTCCAGACTTGTACTTGCTGGGCCTCCAACGTGGGCTTTGATGACAAATAAACCACCAGAATGGCAGCAAAAATTTATTTGGAATGTGTTAGATTCCCCTTTTGGAATTCCTTTTTATCGCTATGCACGCACTCCTAAGTTTTTACGTTCTTTCTCAACTCGCCAACTATTTGCTTCTGAGAGTGCTGTTGATGCAGAGTGGTTGAATACATTAGTTGCAGGTGCAGAAAATCCTGCTAGTCGTCATGCAGTGTTTTCTTTTTTAGCAGGGTTTTGGCGACAGGATTATACTAATTTTATTGCCTCGATTCAGCAACCAACATTAGCGGTTGTCGGGGAAACTGCATCGAGTATTAGCCAAAATAATAGAAAAGAAACGCCAGACGAGCGCTTGGCTAACTACCTCGCCTGTTTTCCTCAAGGTAGAGGTATAAAAATAAATGGGCGTAATGTTTTGCCTTATGAATCCACTGCTGAATTTGTAGCAGCGATCGCACCATTCATCAACGAAGTCTCTTAG
- a CDS encoding redoxin family protein codes for MVTNRRGQRVPSVTFHTRKDNQWVDVTTDELFANKTVVVFSLPGAYTPTCSSTHLPGYNELAGIFKENGVDDIICISVNDAFVMNEWSKDQEAENVTLIPDGNGEFTEGMGMLVDKSDLGFGKRSWRYSMLVRDGVINQMFIEPDEPGDPFKVSDAETMLRYINPQAVKPEVVSLFAKVGCPFCARAKAMLKEHGINYEEITLGKDVTTRSLRAVTGATTVPQVFIDGKLIGGSEALEAYFAAK; via the coding sequence ATGGTAACGAATCGCCGAGGACAAAGAGTTCCTAGTGTCACTTTTCATACTCGCAAGGACAACCAGTGGGTGGATGTGACAACCGATGAATTGTTTGCTAATAAAACAGTGGTTGTCTTCTCTTTACCAGGTGCTTATACTCCAACTTGTTCATCCACTCATCTTCCTGGTTACAACGAGTTGGCTGGGATTTTCAAAGAAAATGGTGTCGATGACATTATCTGTATTTCTGTTAATGATGCCTTTGTCATGAACGAATGGTCAAAGGATCAAGAAGCAGAAAATGTTACACTAATTCCCGATGGAAATGGTGAATTTACTGAAGGCATGGGAATGCTGGTAGATAAATCAGACTTGGGTTTTGGTAAGCGATCGTGGCGCTATTCTATGCTGGTAAGAGATGGTGTCATTAACCAAATGTTTATTGAGCCAGACGAGCCAGGAGATCCCTTTAAGGTATCCGATGCTGAAACAATGCTTAGATACATCAACCCCCAAGCAGTGAAGCCCGAAGTAGTTTCTCTGTTTGCGAAAGTGGGTTGTCCCTTCTGTGCCCGTGCTAAAGCAATGCTCAAGGAACATGGCATTAACTACGAAGAAATTACTTTGGGTAAGGATGTCACCACACGCTCGTTACGAGCTGTTACAGGGGCGACAACAGTTCCCCAAGTCTTTATCGATGGTAAATTAATTGGTGGTTCTGAGGCATTAGAAGCCTACTTCGCTGCTAAATAG